From a single Carassius gibelio isolate Cgi1373 ecotype wild population from Czech Republic chromosome A18, carGib1.2-hapl.c, whole genome shotgun sequence genomic region:
- the LOC127934488 gene encoding uncharacterized protein LOC127934488, translated as MVGVLLFAYITVNLFLKCQGQKIHQAKIYSENSEVPEGGRLEVTCSTFGFTVKAVYSYLCKNGKAILMKKGTPRQDTTFKIERIEINASGNYSCVFSEEQLEITKVTGYGQNYIFINVIESLIYTQITLLKPEVPVGSDAEFNCSTSKPLHKNQSKNMIWAYLIKNGTPVEVNIWDTEKMMTTFTLRDVRIEDAGTYSCVVFLNILPYHGMRLHQNITVNLEITVTSNSITDKVIFVIRYSSIVLLFSLLLGISALIRKRGCLRINIERSSNNETELRGTEIFYEGIHLMIIISCWIISYGKQKVWVCCHYT; from the exons ATGGTTGGTGTCCTTCTCTTTGCAT ataTCACAGTGAATCTATTCCTTAAATGTCAAG GTCAAAAGATTCATCAAGCTAAGATTTACAGTGAAAATTCAGAAGTTCCAGAAGGTGGAAGACTGGAGGTTACTTGCAGCACATTTGGCTTTACAGTAAAGGCAGTTTATTCATATCTGTGTAAAAATGGTAAAGCCATTCTTATGAAAAAAGGGACACCTCGACAAGACACCACCTTTAAAATAGAGAGAATAGAAATTAACGCTTCAGGCAACTACAGCTGTGTGTTTTCAGAAGAGCAGTTGGAAATAACCAAAGTGACAGGATATGGTCAAAATTACATCTTCATAAATGTGATTG aatctttaatttatacacaGATTACTTTACTTAAACCTGAGGTGCCAGTGGGAAGTGATGCTGAGTTTAACTGTTCGACATCCAAACCTTTACACAAAAACCAGTCCAAGAACATGATTTGGGCTTATCTCATCAAAAATGGAACGCCTGTTGAAGTTAATATTTGGGACACAGAGAAGATGATGACAACATTCACCCTCAGAGATGTCAGGATTGAAGATGCTGGGACATACAGTTGTGTTGTATTCCTAAACATACTCCCTTACCATGGAATGAGACTTCATCAAAATATTACAGTCAATCTTGAGATTACTG TGACATCTAATAGCATAACTGACAAAGTCATATTTGTCATAAGGTACTCTAGCATAGTTTTGCTCTTCAGTCTGTTGCTGGGAATCTCGGCACTGATCCGAAAACGAG GATGCCTTAGAATCAACATTGAAAG ATCTTCGAATAACGAGACAGAGCTCAGAGGAACAGAAATTTTCTACGAAGGTATtcatttaatgattattatttcttGTTGGATTATTTCTTATGGAAAACAGAAGGTTTGGGTATGCTGTCACTATACATAA